In the genome of Streptomyces sp. SAI-127, the window CCGGTCGCAGTGCGACACCGTGGGTGAGGTGCTCGTGTGGATGGAGCGGCATCTCGACGAGGAGGTCACCGTCGAGCAGCTCGCCGAGCGCGCGCACATGTCCCCGCGCACCTTCGCCCGCCGCTTCCAGCAGGAGACGGGTACGACTCCCTACCGCTGGATCCTGCGCCAGCGGGTGCTGCTGGCCCAGCGGCTGCTGGAGGCGACGGACGAGACGGTGGACGCGATCGCCGGCCGGGCGGGTTTCGGCACCGCGGCCGCGCTGCGTCACCAGTTCCTGCGCGCGGTGGGCACCACCCCGAACGCCTACCGGCGCACCTTCCAGGGCCCGGAGGCGGCCGCCTGACCTACCTCCGCGGCACGGGTTTCAGCAACAGCCCGGCCGGCTTCAGTGTGATGCCCACCCGTGGCGTGTCGTCGGATCCGGGCACCTGCTCGAAGCGGTACTTCCGGGCCAGCGACGCCGTGATCAGCGTCAGCTGGGCCATCGAGAAATGGTCGCTCGGGCACTTCCGGTTACCCGTGCTGAACGGACTCATGGCGTGTTTCGGCACGGACTTGGCCCGCTCGGGACTCCAGCGCAGGGGATCGAACTCCTCGCTGTCGTCGTACGACTTCGGATCGCGCTGGATCGCATACGGGCTGTACACGATGTCGGCCCCGGCCGGAATGCGACAGCCACCGAGTTCCGTGTCCCGCACCGCCCGCCGCGTCAATATCCACACGGCGGGCCGTAAACGCATGACCTCGATCACCAGATAGTTCGTGTACGTGAGCGCCCGGACGTCCTCGAATGCCACGGGACGTCCGCCGGTGACCGATTCGACTTCCGCGCAGATCTTGTCCGCATGTTCCGGGTGTGCGGCGAGAGCCTGGAGCAACCACATGACCGTGGCCGCGACGGTTTCGCTGCCGGGGGTGAGTATCGCGACGACCTGGTCGTGCACCTCCTGTTCCCCGATGGGCTCGCCATTCTCGTCCTTCGCCTCCAGCAATGCCGTCAGCAAATCGTCCGGCTTTTGACCGGATGCCCTGCGCTCGGCGACGATCTCGTCGACGAGGAGATGCAAATCGGCCAGCGCTCGATTGAATTTTCGGTTGGGCGGCAGGGGCAGCCGGTACAGCGGCCCCGCGGGTATCACCATCCGCCGGTACATGCCCCGGAAGACGGTGGCGAGCGCGACGCACAGCCGTTCGGCGCGCTCGTCCATGAAGTCCCCGCGCAGCAGACAGCGGGCCGCGACCCGCACGGCGACCCGGAAGGCCTCGGAGGTGCAGTCGACGGTCTCACCGGGCCGCCAGCGCTCGGCGAGCGCATGCGCCTCCTCTTCCATGATCGGCCCGTACGCCGGGATGGCGTCGAGCCGGAAGGCGGGCTGGATGACGCGCCGCTGCCGCCGGTGCTGGGGGCCGTTGGCGGTGGCCACGCCCTCCTTGCCGACCAGTCCCTCCAGGGACTCCCACAGCGGCCCGGCGATGATGAAGTCCGGGTTGAGCGCCACCGCTCCGGTCAGTTCCGGGGTGGTGGGCGCGTACACCGTCTTGGGGCCGAGCCTGAGGCGTACGACATCGCCGTGCCGCCGGAGCCCGGACATGAAGCTCAGCGGATCGCGGACCATCCGCCAGCCGTGGCCGAGGACGGGGACGCGCCCGCCCGCGAACGGCGGCTCACGCAACTCGGGAGCCACCGTGGCTTCGGGTTTCACGGATTCGACGGTCATTTCTCACCTGCCGCTTCGTTGTTGACGTACGGGGGCGTGGACCGGTCGTCCCAGCTGTCGACCATGTAACGGCCGGACTCGTGGTGGAACCAGTAGACGGTGCTGAACCAGTTGCGCATATTGCGGACGCAGGCCCGGACGGCGGCGCTCAGTTCCTTTCCCCGCACGGTGCCGTCGTCGAGGCCGTCGGCGAAACGGAGGGCGTCGGCCTCGGCGACGAGGAATGCGTCCACGCATTTCTCGACCAGCCGCCGCATTTCCCGGATCGCCTCTTCGAGGGTCAGCCCCTCGTGTTTGATGAGACTGATGCCGAGATTGTGGACCTCGTCTCCCGCGATTTCCTTGGGCAGCG includes:
- a CDS encoding cytochrome P450; this translates as MTVESVKPEATVAPELREPPFAGGRVPVLGHGWRMVRDPLSFMSGLRRHGDVVRLRLGPKTVYAPTTPELTGAVALNPDFIIAGPLWESLEGLVGKEGVATANGPQHRRQRRVIQPAFRLDAIPAYGPIMEEEAHALAERWRPGETVDCTSEAFRVAVRVAARCLLRGDFMDERAERLCVALATVFRGMYRRMVIPAGPLYRLPLPPNRKFNRALADLHLLVDEIVAERRASGQKPDDLLTALLEAKDENGEPIGEQEVHDQVVAILTPGSETVAATVMWLLQALAAHPEHADKICAEVESVTGGRPVAFEDVRALTYTNYLVIEVMRLRPAVWILTRRAVRDTELGGCRIPAGADIVYSPYAIQRDPKSYDDSEEFDPLRWSPERAKSVPKHAMSPFSTGNRKCPSDHFSMAQLTLITASLARKYRFEQVPGSDDTPRVGITLKPAGLLLKPVPRR